ataaatatcccagtataaatcatgtatacatgccatcatataaacaatataaaagcataagacagcaaatcatatcctatatcaaaatcatgatatgaatcaataatcagaataagtcatattctaaacatgtaccctgatccagaacataattcaatatcaagaataaataatattctaagcatgtatcaatatcaggaacataattaaacatccatcaatatcaatcgatataactgtcactcaaactcgtgacttTACGTTTTAGACTGgattcaatcctagcctagggatcccggtttccaaatgtggtgttcctatatcgaattccgtaatagaaggaactctgatcctattactcgatataaccaaatatggtgttcctatatcgaattccgataTAACCaattatggtgttcctatatcgatttCCGTAATAGAGAAATTCCAATtttatttactcgatataaccaaacatccggtgtcctgacctaatccgtcatagactgtagttctatcgctaatatcgttatcttgagacatcgtgcaatgttcccgtggcgattccaccactatcaggaacttctgtcacaagattactcatctgatacctgctatctataatcaagaaaacaagtacatcagtcaactcaatgcaaatatcaatgcaataaagtatagtatgtgatttagggaagctcgagtcaaacctcactcgagttgtgcaatcccaactcaacattaatttatacctttatcttctcggtctgacgaagaagaaaaagtcccgactctatctcggtccattcccaatctggtaatatcaatataaaacaggcacaatatcaataattcaCTCCCTtttcaattcaacactgaatctgattaatctggatttaattcaaatcaacggtttAACGGAACAATATGAATATTCTTGTCAATACAAcctcaccagatattaattacaaatcataacccatatctgatataatccataatcaattcataatccaaatctgtcccaGTTTCAATcggtataatcagaaaatcataacaatttcataatcaatctgttcttcgatctggcttcgattctacaatgtgtagtattcccagaacacataataatgatcaaataataatttctccaatatcataatttcaaaggataacaaaactcaataaaacttacgtcctgtagtagctatCGACGAGAGTATCTCATAACCAtgttcggattcaaaatcggataaACGGATTGtacaaaatcacaattctaGGCTTTAGGAAAATTTGTGAATTTCTTCTGAATCTTTCGGTCTTCTTTCTGATGGAAATGAGGGATTTtcacatgtatatatatcaattaaGCATGGCATGACAAGTGTCCTCAAGTGCTAATTGCACTTGAGCTCCTCAaatcttcactatttgcaaatcagtccctattcaatcttttcaattcaattcaatcctaaataattgcaaacatcttggaatataattcaacactccataattctctaattcaataatctcggataaaaaaaatatcatttttataatctcggaccttacaacCGTGGCCAAGAACCTCCCTAAATCGGTCACATTATGGTTTACGAGTGTAAACTCATTGATTCGTCGGGTTGGACAGGTTTGATCCGACGCGTTGaccaattttttatatatattttagatGAACAATCACGATCTGTTAATCAAGTGACCGTTACAGATCTATAATCATGATTACGTGATCATTGTCGACCGACGGTTCGAccgttatttttttatatataaaaacaatTGTTTTAAATCAACGGCCACGATGACGTGGCCGTTGTGAAACGAACAAACCTGTCAGGTCTGCCCGAACCCAGACCGGTGAGTTGACCtttgaaaatttttttttgtccgAAATTTTTTGTATAAATACTCCCCACCCCTTCAATTTTTTCAAACAATTTTTCTCTCAATCTCTAATTCTCAATTGTTTCTTGATTATCAAAATACCAAGTCTCGATTATTAGTTTATTGTCAATTGTTTATTTCTTTTTATAATTACttcaatttcaaatttataCAAATGGCTGGAGCCGGATCAAGTCGTAGTGGTGGCAAATGAAAGGGAAAGGGCATCATGCCACCCGAGTTCAAGCACCGCGATTTTCTTTCATTCAATATCGATGACTATGTCTTGATTTTTCCAATGAAGAACATCAAGAATATGAACAAGAGGCTTAATAAACACGTCATAATCAAAGTCGAGAAAGTATGAGCAATTCGTTATCCGAGTATTATATGAGTAGTGACAGCTGCACAACAAGATACTTATtaaattggcaaaaacttgtctgaaacgatctcacgggtcgtatttgtgaaacgaatctcttatttgggtcatccatgaaaaagtatatttttttatgctaagagtactactttttattgtgaatatgggtagggttgacccgtctcataaattaagatccgtgagacgatctcacacgAGACTCACTCAAATTGAATTTTAGCAAAATGTGGGTTTCGTGTCAATTCCTAtaattgattttgaaaatgaaatATATGACTTACAATTTTATGCCTCAACGTAATAAGCAAGAATATTGTATATTTGCCGTTGAGATTATTTGATTTAACCAAGCACATCATCGATTATATTAATAGTTCGATTCTATTGTcatatgagatttattttaatgacgatttattttaataacataATTTACATATTATTACATTAGTCACGAATTTATTAGTAGAAACCGAAAggatataataattatatattcaaCAAATGATTTTGCCTTCCAACTTACTTATATTTGGCACGTTCTTACTTCCAGCaccaaattaattattgaacactGATATCATTTAAATTTCTGAGTATCAAATAATTATTGTTATTTTAATACGTTTTCTGCAAGTGAGATAAAATAATCTtaggatattatatttttattccaTAGAATAAATGTGAAATATTATTCTAAATGTTCGATCAATTATTTAACCACAATTAACTAAAGAAAGTTTAAATGTTTATATGGCGTACGTTGGTGAGCACCTTGATTGAGTTGTGAACGTCTGATTTCGTTATAATCAAGTCTCGaattatatataaaacaattaatattaaattcttgacaaaaacttgtatgagacgagacagtctcacgggtcgtatttgtgaaacgaatatcttatttgagtcatccatgaaaaaatattattttttatgctaagagcattactttttatggtgaatatgggtaggattgaccaaTCTAACAGATTAAGATCCATAAGACGGTCTCATAGGAGACTCACTCTAAATTCTAAATTCTTATAAAAACTTGTTCGAAAGTGAACCTGATAATTAACAACAAAAATTAATGACTTAGTTTTATTAAAAATGATGGCTCATAAACAATCGAGTCTTTGATTGGACATTTCAACATTTTCCAGTCAAATTTTatcattgaaaattttgattatatGTCTAATTAGCTAGGATCACTATTCACAAGTCAAATTTGGATTTGTTACAAGAtagaattattattttcagaattttttatttattaatcataaaattgtaaataatttctaaaaaaaatattgaaattaagaagtaaaataaaaaaattaaactataATTTATTGAAGTGCAATAAGCCAATTATCAGCAAGAGAACAATTAAAttaccacacacacacacacacacacacacacatatatatatatatatattttattcgaAGTGGGTCCCATCGTGATGATCCATATCCACTTACCGCTTGAATATATTATCTGATATGTATCTTAATATTTCAACGAATACCATAAAAATTTGGTTCGAATCCTTTCGCTTAGCGAAATCACATCTCACCAACTTTTTCTTGTCTGTCAGACCCAATTTGCTTCCATTTCGCAtcagattatgagaagaattaggAAGTCTGAATCCTTATTTTGAATGTTGGATTTCCACCTGTCAAGCGCAGTTTTTTTTGGGTTGTATTTTCCCTTTTCTGATCCAGATTGGTCGTGTGCTTGTGGGATCTTGATTTTCCCTTGAATTTTCTCGAAGATTAGTTCGTTGCTTCGTGGATTTTCCCAAGAGCCTGAGTCTTGTTCTTTGTGCTCTGTGAAGCCCTTCACTGAGTAGGAATATAGGTAGAAGGCACACTTGATTTTGGTgggatttttagaaaattaatgaATTCGAAGAAATTGAGTTTATGCAATGATACTGGGATTGAAAACAAGGTCACGTAGAGTGGTCCAGGACAGCTCGTTTGCTGGGATTGAGAAAGCAAAATCTGATATAATTAAAAACCATGCGGGCGAGAATGAGAAGGAAACTTGTAATTTTTGGTCCGACCTGCCGCCGGAGCTATTGAGGGAAGTGTTGATGAGAATCGAGGAGTCTGAATCCAAATGGCCCCGGAGAAAGCACGTAGTGGCGTGTGCTGGTGTGTGTAGAAGCTGGAGGGAGGTGATGAAGGAGTTGGTTAAAGTCCCTGAGATTTCTGGGAGAATCACTTTTCCAATTTCTGTGAAGCAGGTCTGGTTTTGGGGTATAAAGCTTGTTTCTTGATTCATCGTTTGGTTTGTTCTGTAACTTTAGCTCTTGATTATTGGTTATGCATGGTTGATttgatttcttgagttttctagTTTTCTTTACCAGTTTTTGTGTGGTTGTAACTTTTCATAGTCGAAAATAATGTTAGTGTGGATTGCACGTTCTGTATGTCGATATGTTGCTTTGATCATCTTATGCCTTTGGTAGACAATGAATGTAATTTGTGTTCCAACTTTGTTCACGGTTTTCACCAGAACATAATGATTTTTGTGGATAAGGGTAACATCAAGAGATAAAAAGCTTATATTTGGATGTATTTTTTCATGTATAGAATTTTAATTTCTGGTCGTAGGGGGATGGTGACCGAGATTGGGATTCGACTTTGGATGTTGCTTAAGTAACTCTTTTCTGTTCTTGCAGCCTGGCCCGAGGGAGTCTATTTTTCAGTGTTTTATAAAGCGGAATCGTGACACTCAAACATATAATCTTTTTGCAAGTTTAAGTCAAGGTACATAGCTGTTGTATTCTCAACTTTGTGTCGCTGACTATTTGTAGGTACACATCGTTCACCTAGATTTCTATGTTTGCTGTGTGTGGCAGCGCTGGCTGATGATGGCAAGTTTCTTCTTGCTGCTCGTAAGTGTAGACGAGCCACGTGTACTGATTACGTTATCTCACTACAAGTCAATGATATGCAGAAAGGAAGGAGCGCGTATGTGGGAAAATTAAGGTGCAGTTTACTTCTAGAGCTTGAGTAATACGAATATCAAAATTTGTTGGATCAAGTGCTCAGTCATGCAATTAAAATCAGAGTCAAGGTCACATTTTTTATTCCCTCCCACAAGCTGCAAATTAGAAAGATTTTGGGAAAGAGATTGCTTGGGAATGTCCTGTATATGTCTACCTATACAGTATAGTGAGTAAAACGTGACACTTGGACTCCTGAATTACAAAAGGCTTGAGCTAAAAGTAAAACGTTACTATCTGGCAGACGCTTAGTGCTTTACAATTCTTGTTTTTATAAAAGACTCAAGGTTTTTATTTCTCCAGATCTAATTTCTTGGGAACAAAGTTTATTGTGTACGATGCTTTGTCCCATCATTCTGAACCCAAAATGTCAAAAAGTCAGCCCACTCAACAAACATATTCACGAGTTACTACTGGCAGCTATCCGGTAGCTCACATCTCATATGAGTTGAATGTACTGGGAGCTAGGTAAGAAGAAAATGTCTATTGTTGCATGATTTATTGGCGTTTGAGGTGAAATTGTACTCTCTAGTCCAATTAATCGTATTTTTGTAAACAGAGGGCCAAGAAGAATGCATGATTTATTGGCGTTTGAGATGAAATTGTACTCTCTAGTCCAATTAATCGTATTTTTGTAAACAGAGGGCCAAGAAGAATGCATTGTATTATGGATGCGATACCCGCTTCTGCAATTAGACTTGGAGGAGTTGCTCCCACTCAGATGTATTTTCCTAGCACCAGTCTCGAGTCCCATCCTTCATTCCCATTTTTCCGTTCTAAATCGAACTGCATGGATAAAACATCATCTGGATTTTCAAGTAGCAAAGGAGATGGTTCACTTATTTTGAGGAATAAAGCTCCCAGATGGCATGAGCAGCTCCAGTGCTGGTGTCTGAACTTCCATGGTCGCGTCACTGTTGCATCAGTAAAAAACTTTCAGTTGGTTGCTTCTCCAGAAAATGGGCAAGTTGGACCGGAACATGGTAAGGTCATCCTTCAGTTCGGAAAAGTCGGGAAAGATGTGTTCTCTATGGACTACCGGTTTCCAATATCAGCTTTCCAGGCTTTTGCCATATGTCTTAGCAACTTTGACACGAAAATTGCTTGTGAATAATTCAGCTGGTATGCATCTAAATTTCCTGCATTTATCTTCTTGTAAACGTGTATGTATATACACGGATTTGATATTTGGTATATTACTTGATAATCGGTGCAGATATCTTGTTCTTCGCACAGTATCAAGTTCTGGCAGGAGACAGGAACAACTGAACAAGACCATCTCATTTCGTATGttttacaactttagtttgcTGTAATAAAAGCTTTGGTTTGCTTTGTAGAACAACATTAAATATGGATGTGAATGATTTGGAAAATAGGAAGTTTTACTCAAATTTTTCGGCTCGGAGATTTGTTTCTTCCATTCGTAATCTGTATAAATTTATTTCTAGTCTTTCTGCTCTGGGATGTAGCATCCAAATATTTCATGTATGTAGTTCAGTTTAGGATTTTTTTACAGTAATATGAAGCACGTAAATatcatttatataataaaaattaaaattttgattttctaaatcattttgttatttatcttagtttaattttttgttatatcaaataaattaattaagaatttATATAATTACTTTTAAAATTGTTTCCCAAATTAAAATTCTAAGTTGTTGAATCCATTTCATTATAATAACCTAAAAATTaactaatttatatattttattaatatataaatcaTAATTTACATAATTAAAGTATATTAATgataaataattatcaatttaaaatactacTGTAACTCAtcaaaataatatcaaaattaatgaaataataacattgatagtaaaatataactcataatattttgtttaaataatatttaaactcTTACGAACTTTTATATATTTCGTTTTTAGAATTCTATATCATATATAATTAACTTTATATCGGAATCGATTTTTTGTAGACTTTATCAATGACTATTAATTTCttgttaaatataattttaaaataataaataaatcaagggtaatttgtagaaaaatacatttatccaagatttatttaaaattcagTACTCAAcagtttttttttgtaatttagtACCTAACAAAAGACAAACTTAGTTTTTACTACATATTTCATGcatttttacatttttacccttttaattaataaaaaagtatataaatatttatttttgttggacatcttctctttccactcatcaatcccaatgcatttggatgacatgtatatttaatttaaatatttttttattaaaaaaaacaaattaacaactaattgaattttttgaaatacttagttttacttgtgaaatacttaatttcaattttaaaatacttaattcagtaaataaaatactcagaatgtttattaaaaactggatattcgaatatgcatttaaaaaaaaacaaattcgcaactaattgaattttttgaaatacttagttttacttgtaaaatacttaatttcaattttaaaatacttgattcagtaaataaaatactcagaatgtttattaaaaacctggatattcgagtatgcatttaaaataaaaaacaaattcgcaactagtTGAATTTTtcgaaatacttagttttacttgtgaaatacttaattttaattttaaaatacttgattcagtaaatgaaatactcagaatgtttattaaaaactggatattcgaatatgcattgaaaaaaaaacaaattcgcaactagtTGAATTTTtcgaaatacttagttttacttgtaaaatacttaatttcaattttaaaatacttgatttagtaaatgaaatactcagaatgtgtattaaatgtgtattaaaaacctggatattcgagtatgcatttaaaagaaaacaaattcgcaactagttgaattttttgaaatacttagttttacttgtgaaatacttaatttcaattttaaaatacttgatttagtaaataaaatactcagaatgtgtattaaaaatctggatattcgaatatacattaaaaaaaaaacaaattcgcaactaattgaatttttgaaatacttagttttacttgtgaaatacataattttaattttaaaatatttgatttagtaaatgaaatactcagaatgtgtattaaaaagctggatattcgactatgcatttaaaaaaaaaaacaaattcgcaactaattgaattttttgaaatacttagttttacttatgaaatacttaattttaattttaaaatacttgatttagtaaatgaaatactcagaatgtgtattaaaaagctggatattcgaatatgcatttaaaaaaaaacacaaattcgcaactaattgaattttttgaaatacttagttttacttatgaaatacttaatttaaattttaaaatacttgatttagtaaatgaaatactcagaatgtgtattaaaaagctggatattcgaatatgcatttaaaaaaaaacaaattcgcaactaattgaatttttgacatacttagttttacttttgaaatacttaattttaattttaaaatacttgatttagtaaatgaaatactcagaatgtgtattaaaaagctggatattcgactatgcatttaaaaaaaaaaacaaattcgcaactaattgaattttttgaaatacttagtttttacttgtgaaatacttaattttaattttaaaatacttgatttagtattttaatacaacattctaagtatttcatttacaaaatcaaatattttaaaattaaaattgagTATCTCATAAGTAAAACAAATTCgcatatccagctttttaatacacattctgaaattttaacaaatacattaaaaaattcaattagttgcgaatttgttttttttttaatgcatattcgaatatccagtttttaatatacattatgagtatttcatttactaaatcaagtattttaaaattaaaattaagtatttcacaagtaaaactaagtatttcaaaaaattcaattagttgcgaattaattttttttttaaaatgcatattcgaatatccagttttttaatacacattctgagtatttcatttacgaaatcaagtatttgaaaatgaaatgaacatgtcatctaaatgcatcttggaaggaaatgcgagcatttggtgaacttacgttacatattcgaatatccagtattatAATATAACATtctaagtatttcatttaccactcgctaatctacttaattcgttcgacaatgatctatgcTTTCGACGAGATTTCATATCCAATTGTACACACCCTCtcaagctatgccaaactaattcaactcagtgaagtaattaaatctctttaattatttatcaagggtgaattgcatgtcgttttattaaatccactagctttcaacCTACtgaactatgactatcgacgtatatccgacttcatatttatcttgaaattttaaatccATGGATTAAGTTACTTGT
The Primulina eburnea isolate SZY01 chromosome 5, ASM2296580v1, whole genome shotgun sequence genome window above contains:
- the LOC140833152 gene encoding tubby-like F-box protein 6 isoform X2; translated protein: MILGLKTRSRRVVQDSSFAGIEKAKSDIIKNHAGENEKETCNFWSDLPPELLREVLMRIEESESKWPRRKHVVACAGVCRSWREVMKELVKVPEISGRITFPISVKQPGPRESIFQCFIKRNRDTQTYNLFASLSQALADDGKFLLAARKCRRATCTDYVISLQVNDMQKGRSAYVGKLRGPRRMHCIMDAIPASAIRLGGVAPTQMYFPSTSLESHPSFPFFRSKSNCMDKTSSGFSSSKGDGSLILRNKAPRWHEQLQCWCLNFHGRVTVASVKNFQLVASPENGQVGPEHGKVILQFGKVGKDVFSMDYRFPISAFQAFAICLSNFDTKIACE
- the LOC140833152 gene encoding tubby-like F-box protein 6 isoform X1, which gives rise to MILGLKTRSRRVVQDSSFAGIEKAKSDIIKNHAGENEKETCNFWSDLPPELLREVLMRIEESESKWPRRKHVVACAGVCRSWREVMKELVKVPEISGRITFPISVKQPGPRESIFQCFIKRNRDTQTYNLFASLSQALADDGKFLLAARKCRRATCTDYVISLQVNDMQKGRSAYVGKLRSNFLGTKFIVYDALSHHSEPKMSKSQPTQQTYSRVTTGSYPVAHISYELNVLGARGPRRMHCIMDAIPASAIRLGGVAPTQMYFPSTSLESHPSFPFFRSKSNCMDKTSSGFSSSKGDGSLILRNKAPRWHEQLQCWCLNFHGRVTVASVKNFQLVASPENGQVGPEHGKVILQFGKVGKDVFSMDYRFPISAFQAFAICLSNFDTKIACE